The following is a genomic window from Sphingomonas sinipercae.
AAGAACAGGGTCGCCGCGAGCAGGCCCTTCACCAGGCCGAAACCACCGCCGAGCATCCGGTCGAACGGCCCCAGCAGCGATTTTCGGGTCTTCAGCCCAAGCTGGCGCGCAAGCAGTTTCACGATCACGAACGTGGGCACGAACAACAATGCGAAGGCAACCACGGCGCTGCCGGCGGCGCTGGTTCCAGTCGAGCCGATCCCCGCGCTCAATTGCGTGTGGAACAGCTTGATCATCGCGATCGCCGCCGCCCAGGCGAGGAGCGAGAGCAATTCGTAAACGAACCCGCGCACGAACCCGACGGCGGCGCCGCCGAGCAGCAGGATGACGACGAAGATGTCGAGCGCGCTCATCTTGGCAGTGCGGCTAGCGCCAGCAGACGCGCTTCGCCAGCCCCGCTATCAAACGGCGAACATCTGCGAGGAATCGAGCGTGACGATCTGGCACCAGGACAAGCCCAAGCTTAGCGACGTCGTCCCGTCCGACGGAACGATGATCCACCATGTGGGCATCGAAATCGTCGAGATCGGGGAAGATTTCCTGACCGCGCGAATGCCGGTCGATCATCGCACCGTGCAGCCGCAGGGGCGGCTTCACGGCGGCGCGTCCTGCGTGCTGGCCGAAACGGTCGGTTCCATCGCCGCAAACCTGGCGATCGATTCGACCGAATTCCTGGCCGTAGGGCTGGAAATCAATGCCAATCACATCCGCCCGGTGAAGAGCGGCTTCGTCTATGGCACGGCCAGGCCCGACGCGATCGGCCGGACGACTCAGGTGTGGACGATCCGGATCACCGACGATGAAGATCGTCTGGTCTGCGTATCGCGGCTGACGATGGCCGTCATCCCGCTGGCGCGCGGTTAACGGCCGAGGATCTGCTCGACGAGCTGCCGAAGGTTGGCGAAGTTGGTGACGGCGATCCCGTCGCTGGCCTTTACGGCCATGGGCACCCAGGCCCGCTCGAAGCCAAGCTTCGCCGCTTCCTTCAACCGCAACGGCGTATGGGCGACCGGCCGGATTTCCCCGGACAGCGCGATTTCGCCAAGGATGATGCAGTCGGCCGGTACCGGCCGTTCCGACATTGCGGAAACGAGCGCGGCCGCGACCGCAAGATCCGCGGCCGGGTCGCTGAGGCGATATCCGCCGGCGACGTTCAAATAGACCTCGGCGGTTGCGAAGCTAAGGCCGCAGCGCGCCTCCAGCACCGCCAGGATCATTGCCAGCCGGCCGCTGTCCCAGCCCACCGCGGCCCGCCGCGGCGTTGCGCCGCTGGCGAGCCGCACCGTCAACGCCTGAATTTCGACCAGCACCGGGCGGGTGCCCTCGATCGCCGGGAACACGCTCGTCCCGCTGACCGCTTCGCCCCGGGTGGTCAGGAACAAGGATGACGGGTTGCCGACCTCTGCCAGCCCGGCGCCCTCCATCGCGAAGACGCCAATTTCATCCGTGCCGCCGAAGCGGTTCTTGAGCGCCCGAAGGATCCGGTATTGATGACTGCGTTCGCCCTCGAAGCTCAACACTGTATCGACCATATGTTCGAGCACGCGCGGGCCGGCGATGGTG
Proteins encoded in this region:
- a CDS encoding CvpA family protein — protein: MSALDIFVVILLLGGAAVGFVRGFVYELLSLLAWAAAIAMIKLFHTQLSAGIGSTGTSAAGSAVVAFALLFVPTFVIVKLLARQLGLKTRKSLLGPFDRMLGGGFGLVKGLLAATLFFLFANLATDMVYGPEADRPAWMTSSRTYPLLNASGRGIVDWVETRRKAGADE
- a CDS encoding hotdog fold thioesterase, producing the protein MTIWHQDKPKLSDVVPSDGTMIHHVGIEIVEIGEDFLTARMPVDHRTVQPQGRLHGGASCVLAETVGSIAANLAIDSTEFLAVGLEINANHIRPVKSGFVYGTARPDAIGRTTQVWTIRITDDEDRLVCVSRLTMAVIPLARG
- the radA gene encoding DNA repair protein RadA, yielding MAKAKSRYVCQSCGSVTSRWQGQCPDCSEWNTLVQEAAAVTSIFAAKHNLQGGGRTIELVGLDAPSKLPERIVSGVAEFDRAVGGGIVPGSAMLVGGDPGIGKSTLLLQIAAKLAGQGRGVVYVSGEESAEQVRLRALRLGLGGVPVRLAAATSVRDILTTVSDETPDLLIIDSIQTMHSDLIEGAPGTVSQVRASAQELVRFAKERGSATVLVGHVTKDGTIAGPRVLEHMVDTVLSFEGERSHQYRILRALKNRFGGTDEIGVFAMEGAGLAEVGNPSSLFLTTRGEAVSGTSVFPAIEGTRPVLVEIQALTVRLASGATPRRAAVGWDSGRLAMILAVLEARCGLSFATAEVYLNVAGGYRLSDPAADLAVAAALVSAMSERPVPADCIILGEIALSGEIRPVAHTPLRLKEAAKLGFERAWVPMAVKASDGIAVTNFANLRQLVEQILGR